The following coding sequences lie in one Capsicum annuum cultivar UCD-10X-F1 chromosome 5, UCD10Xv1.1, whole genome shotgun sequence genomic window:
- the LOC124898629 gene encoding protein ACCELERATED CELL DEATH 6-like encodes MQLVVTTLLVTVTFAAGFTLPGGFESDDNSPNKGMAVLIRKSAFRAFVITDAIAFTCSIGVIFSYFYMAINPCPMVYQDLGYLWSLSKVGARSQLVAMSAVVIAFVTGMYATLAHSVGLPVTVCAIGCIFFIMYMWAVLRPLHLFHCVQTSVMFLVLNSRYILVMCKKKTSESHEHEQRQRSSVSN; translated from the exons ATGCAACTAGTTGTGACTACTCTATTAGTTACAGTCACCTTTGCAGCTGGTTTTACATTACCGGGAGGATTTGAAAGCGATGACAATAGCCCTAATAAGGGGATGGCAGTTCTAATAAGAAAATCAGCATTCCGTGCATTTGTTATAACGGATGCCATCGCCTTTACATGCTCCATTGGTGTTATATTCAGCTACTTTTATATGGCGATAAATCCTTGTCCAATGGTCTATCAGGATTTGGGTTATTTGTGGTCTCTCAGTAAAGTTGGAGCTAGGTCGCAGCTCGTGGCAATGTCAGCAGTTGTAATTGCATTTGTAACTGGCATGTATGCTACTTTAGCACATTCAGTTGGTCTCCCTGTTACTGTCTGTGCCATCGGTTGTATCTTTTTCATTATGTACATGTGGGCAGTGCTGAGGCCA TTGCACCTCTTTCATTGTGTACAAACTTCTGTTATGTTCCTTGTACTGAACTCGCGATATATATTAGTAATGTGTAAGAAAAAGACTAGTGAAAGTCATGAACATGAGCAGAGACAACGATCAAGTGTTAGTAATTGA